One Kitasatospora sp. MAP12-44 DNA segment encodes these proteins:
- a CDS encoding ABC transporter permease: MASTETAAAPPRNDLTGVEAGLDALDSVQIQRAPIGQLLRQKALPPLIGVLLVLGVWQLTYSLHVTASYNLPSPANVWSSLNDLWTAGTLFSIIWTSLWRGIVGFVAAVAIGTPIGLLVARVKPVRAAIGPILQGLQSLPSVAWVPAAVIWLGINDSMMYAVILLGAVPSIANGLVAGIDQVPPLFLRAGRTLGASGISNARHILLPAALPGYLAGLKQGWAFSWRSLMAAELVASSPDLGLGLGRYLENQREGMSMPGVLLGIILILLVGVAIDLLIFSPIERRVLRSRGLLATGR; this comes from the coding sequence ATGGCCAGCACTGAGACCGCCGCCGCGCCTCCCCGCAACGACCTCACCGGAGTCGAGGCCGGCCTGGACGCCCTGGACTCCGTGCAGATCCAGCGCGCCCCGATCGGCCAGCTGCTGCGCCAGAAGGCGCTGCCGCCGCTGATCGGCGTGCTGCTGGTGCTCGGCGTCTGGCAGCTCACGTACAGCCTGCACGTCACCGCCTCCTACAACCTGCCCAGCCCGGCGAACGTCTGGAGCAGCCTGAACGACCTGTGGACCGCCGGGACGCTCTTCTCGATCATCTGGACCAGCCTGTGGCGCGGCATCGTCGGCTTCGTCGCCGCGGTCGCCATCGGCACCCCGATCGGCCTGCTGGTCGCCCGGGTCAAGCCGGTGCGCGCGGCGATCGGCCCGATCCTGCAGGGCCTGCAGTCGCTGCCCTCGGTCGCCTGGGTGCCGGCCGCGGTGATCTGGCTGGGCATCAACGACTCGATGATGTACGCGGTGATCCTGCTGGGCGCGGTGCCCTCGATCGCCAACGGCCTGGTGGCCGGCATCGACCAGGTGCCGCCGCTCTTCCTGCGCGCCGGACGCACCCTGGGCGCCAGCGGCATCTCCAACGCGCGGCACATCCTGCTGCCCGCCGCCCTGCCCGGCTACCTGGCCGGCCTCAAGCAGGGCTGGGCCTTCTCCTGGCGCTCGCTGATGGCCGCCGAACTGGTCGCCAGCTCGCCGGATCTGGGCCTGGGCCTGGGCCGCTACCTGGAGAACCAGCGGGAGGGGATGAGCATGCCCGGCGTGCTGCTCGGCATCATCCTGATCCTGCTGGTCGGTGTGGCGATCGACCTGCTGATCTTCTCGCCGATCGAACGCCGCGTGCTGCGCAGCCGCGGCCTGCTGGCCACCGGCCGCTGA
- a CDS encoding CbiX/SirB N-terminal domain-containing protein has protein sequence MSPVLLLIAHGSRDPRHAATVEALACEVRLLRPESDLATAYLDHCAPRIAQVVGRLAGRPAVAVPLLLNRAFHAKHDIPAALLAAGCELPVADVLGPSPLLLDALDRRLADAGLPVHSATERARTGVVLAAAGSSDPAADAATRALAEQWRRTRGWAAVEVAYASAGGPRVPDALAALRARGATRTAVAPYLLAPGLLPDRIAAAATDADADVLAPVLGAAPELACLLLQRYDAAAAAAAVATAAAA, from the coding sequence ATGTCCCCTGTCCTCCTCCTGATCGCCCACGGCAGCCGCGACCCCCGGCACGCCGCCACGGTCGAGGCGCTGGCCTGCGAAGTCCGGCTGCTCCGACCGGAGTCGGACCTCGCCACGGCCTACCTCGACCACTGCGCGCCGCGCATCGCCCAGGTGGTGGGCCGACTGGCGGGCCGGCCGGCGGTGGCCGTCCCGCTGCTGCTCAACCGGGCCTTCCACGCCAAGCACGACATCCCCGCGGCGCTGCTGGCGGCGGGCTGCGAGCTTCCCGTGGCCGACGTGCTCGGGCCCTCACCGCTGCTGCTCGACGCGCTGGACCGCCGGCTCGCCGACGCCGGCCTGCCCGTCCACTCGGCCACCGAGCGCGCCCGGACGGGCGTGGTGCTCGCGGCGGCCGGCTCCTCCGACCCCGCCGCCGACGCCGCCACCCGGGCGCTCGCCGAACAGTGGCGCCGCACCCGCGGCTGGGCCGCCGTGGAGGTGGCCTACGCCTCGGCCGGCGGCCCGCGCGTCCCCGACGCCCTGGCCGCGCTGCGCGCCCGCGGCGCCACCCGGACGGCGGTCGCCCCCTACCTGCTGGCGCCGGGACTGCTCCCCGACCGCATCGCCGCCGCAGCCACCGACGCCGACGCCGACGTGCTGGCCCCCGTCCTCGGCGCCGCCCCCGAGCTGGCCTGCCTCCTGCTGCAGCGCTACGACGCCGCCGCTGCCGCAGCCGCTGTGGCCACCGCTGCCGCAGCCTGA
- a CDS encoding 1,4-alpha-glucan branching protein — protein sequence MAIVHNTTVTPTKRELLTEWLPSQPWYSAHAGAPELVRGGGFRLDDPEGEVGIEFLVVVDTAAPEHTAYLVPMGYRGAPLEGASREALVGTCEHGVLGTRWVYDGVHDPVVTAQLRALLRGQAVAQHQDESDTLDPTVRVHGTEHDAHHDAQHVEIRRVLRSAEVDEGAPRHLVAGWTWPDGTPARGVFATTTRE from the coding sequence ATGGCCATTGTCCACAACACCACTGTCACCCCGACCAAGCGGGAACTCCTCACCGAGTGGCTGCCGTCCCAGCCCTGGTATTCGGCGCACGCCGGGGCCCCGGAGCTGGTCAGGGGCGGCGGCTTCCGGTTGGACGACCCGGAGGGCGAGGTCGGGATCGAGTTCCTGGTCGTCGTCGACACCGCTGCCCCCGAGCACACGGCCTACCTGGTTCCGATGGGCTACCGCGGTGCCCCGCTCGAAGGTGCCTCCCGTGAGGCACTGGTCGGCACCTGCGAGCACGGGGTACTGGGCACCCGGTGGGTTTACGACGGTGTCCACGACCCGGTGGTGACCGCCCAGTTGCGGGCCCTGCTGCGCGGGCAGGCGGTGGCGCAGCACCAGGACGAGAGCGACACCCTCGACCCGACCGTCCGCGTCCACGGCACTGAGCACGACGCACACCACGACGCACAGCACGTCGAGATCCGGCGCGTCCTGAGGTCGGCGGAGGTCGATGAGGGGGCGCCCCGGCACCTCGTTGCCGGATGGACCTGGCCGGACGGAACCCCCGCGCGCGGGGTGTTCGCGACTACGACCCGGGAGTAG
- the tnpA gene encoding IS200/IS605 family transposase: MSPRWEPDPDIRRGNHVVYHLHAHLVFVTKCRREVFNDEMLTRCEAIMRDVCESFGAELREFNGEGDHVHLLVHYPPKVALSKLVNSLKGVSSRYLRAEYTGRINRIGTGSVFWAPSYFAGSCGGAPLSIVKEYIENQKRPA; this comes from the coding sequence ATGTCACCACGCTGGGAACCAGATCCTGATATCCGCCGGGGAAACCATGTCGTCTATCACCTGCACGCACACTTGGTGTTCGTCACCAAGTGCCGACGTGAGGTCTTCAACGACGAGATGCTGACGCGCTGCGAGGCGATCATGCGGGACGTATGCGAGAGCTTCGGTGCGGAGCTGCGGGAATTCAACGGCGAAGGCGATCACGTCCACCTGCTGGTGCACTACCCGCCGAAGGTCGCCCTGTCCAAGCTGGTCAACAGCCTCAAGGGCGTCAGCTCCCGCTACCTGCGGGCCGAGTACACCGGACGGATCAACCGCATCGGGACGGGCTCGGTGTTCTGGGCACCCTCGTACTTCGCGGGGTCCTGCGGCGGCGCGCCGCTAAGCATCGTGAAGGAGTACATCGAGAACCAGAAGCGGCCCGCCTGA
- a CDS encoding transposase has translation MRPTARQVQALAAMLVDHCSLYNGALEERRDAYRHASKTTVKYGQQSAQLKDIRAFDPQRQGRWSFSSQQATLRRLDKAFAAFFRRVKSGEKPGYPRFRGVNWFDTVDFPRDGDGCRWDSMPGHPPRVRFQGVGHVKVNQHRQVVGKVKTVSVKREGKRWYVVLTAEQSKPEPLEPTGSVVGIDLGIANFLADSNGGFVSNPRFGRENAEALAQAQRHLATFPRACRDKRAKKHRRAVEKVADLHGKVRRQRLDHAHKTALTLVRRHDLIAHEKLSISNMVRTPKPKPDPARPGGFLPNGAASKAGLNKSITDAGWGVFLAILTSKAASAGRTIIAVDPRNTSRTCPQPACGHVSGENRTTQAKFHCVRCGHTDHADTVGAINVLRAGLVHCDANPA, from the coding sequence ATGCGACCCACCGCCCGTCAGGTCCAGGCCCTCGCCGCGATGCTGGTCGACCACTGCTCGCTCTACAACGGGGCCTTGGAGGAACGGCGCGACGCCTACCGTCACGCCTCGAAAACGACGGTCAAGTACGGCCAGCAGTCGGCGCAGCTCAAAGACATTCGGGCGTTCGACCCGCAGCGCCAGGGCCGGTGGTCGTTCTCCAGCCAGCAGGCGACGCTTCGGCGTCTGGACAAGGCGTTCGCCGCGTTCTTCCGTCGGGTCAAGTCCGGCGAGAAACCCGGATACCCGCGCTTCCGGGGCGTGAACTGGTTCGACACGGTGGACTTCCCCAGGGACGGGGACGGCTGCCGGTGGGACTCGATGCCCGGTCACCCTCCCAGGGTCCGGTTCCAAGGTGTCGGGCACGTCAAGGTCAACCAGCACCGTCAGGTGGTCGGCAAGGTCAAGACCGTCTCGGTGAAGCGCGAGGGCAAGCGCTGGTACGTGGTGCTGACCGCCGAGCAGTCCAAGCCCGAACCGTTGGAACCCACCGGTTCGGTGGTCGGCATCGACCTGGGCATCGCCAATTTCCTCGCCGACTCCAACGGCGGCTTCGTTTCCAACCCGCGCTTCGGCCGGGAGAACGCCGAGGCCCTCGCGCAGGCTCAGCGGCACCTGGCCACCTTCCCCCGTGCTTGCCGGGACAAGCGCGCCAAGAAGCACCGCCGGGCCGTCGAGAAGGTCGCCGACCTGCACGGCAAGGTCCGCCGCCAACGGCTCGACCACGCGCACAAGACCGCCCTCACCCTGGTGCGCCGGCACGATCTGATCGCGCACGAGAAGCTGAGCATCAGCAACATGGTGCGGACGCCGAAGCCAAAGCCGGACCCCGCGCGGCCGGGCGGCTTCCTGCCCAATGGTGCCGCCTCGAAGGCCGGGCTGAACAAGTCGATCACAGATGCGGGTTGGGGGGTGTTCCTCGCGATCCTCACCAGCAAGGCTGCAAGCGCCGGCCGGACGATTATCGCGGTGGACCCCCGCAACACCTCCCGGACGTGCCCACAACCCGCGTGTGGCCACGTCTCCGGGGAGAACCGAACCACTCAGGCAAAGTTCCACTGCGTACGGTGTGGCCACACGGACCACGCGGACACGGTGGGTGCCATCAACGTTCTACGGGCCGGGCTGGTCCACTGCGACGCCAACCCGGCGTAA
- a CDS encoding NUDIX domain-containing protein, protein MRTPRSAARTAVLAPDGAVFLLRSDNSEVGVHWNMPGGGIEPGERPEAAARRELAEETGWLDVPPGPLLCTWEHDFTWHGTPVRQHEHIFLGRGPRRGPLGDVSAAHATDHILDWRWWTPADLADPAADPLWPPHLPALLANVRESWLADGGPIDPVALGYVPNSR, encoded by the coding sequence ATGCGAACTCCTCGAAGCGCGGCTCGAACGGCGGTCCTGGCTCCGGACGGCGCGGTCTTCCTCCTGCGGTCCGACAACAGCGAGGTCGGCGTGCACTGGAACATGCCCGGCGGAGGGATCGAGCCGGGGGAGCGCCCCGAGGCGGCCGCGCGGCGTGAACTGGCCGAGGAGACCGGCTGGTTGGACGTCCCACCCGGCCCGCTGCTCTGCACCTGGGAGCACGACTTCACCTGGCACGGCACCCCGGTCCGCCAGCACGAGCACATCTTCCTCGGCCGGGGTCCACGCCGCGGCCCGCTCGGCGACGTGAGCGCGGCCCACGCGACGGACCACATCCTCGACTGGCGCTGGTGGACCCCCGCAGACCTCGCCGACCCGGCCGCCGACCCACTCTGGCCGCCGCACCTGCCGGCCCTGCTGGCCAACGTTCGGGAGAGCTGGCTGGCGGACGGCGGGCCCATCGACCCGGTGGCCCTCGGTTACGTCCCCAACTCCCGTTAG
- a CDS encoding DEAD/DEAH box helicase codes for MTDQARRSTGSTGSTGRGRPRTGGSASGSRSSSGGFSDAQSRAGRSSGGLRGQSQGQSRGRGGSGQSRTPEAPADFAIPVGTPARPPAATFAELEMPKALLSALTREGVTEPFPIQSATLPDAIAGRDVLGRGRTGSGKTLAFGLAVLARTNGRRADARKPLALVLVPTRELAQQVTDALTPYATSVNLRIATVVGGMSITRQANALRRGAEILVATPGRLDDLINRQDVRLDQVSITVLDEADQMADMGFLPQVTKLLEQVEENGQRMLFSATLDRNVDRLVKRFLSDPVTHSVDPSQGAVTTMEHHVLHLEAADKASVTAHVASREGRVIMFVHTKHGADRLAKQLLASGVKAAALHGGKSQPQRNRTLDQFRDGNVTALIATNVAARGIHIDGLDLVVNVDPPIDHKDYLHRGGRTARAGESGTVVTLVLPEQRRDMTKLMSTAGIRPVTTKVRPGDAELSRITGARTPSGVAVTLAVVAAPAPAPSANRRPSGPRSTRPTDVDANGNPRRRRPKQRMGAGAGGGSGSGAPRQAAGFSGKASSGAAPGTGSKSGGNYGTGRQRRPAR; via the coding sequence ATGACCGATCAAGCACGCCGTTCAACCGGTTCAACTGGTTCGACCGGCCGCGGCCGCCCCCGTACCGGTGGCAGTGCCTCCGGCAGCCGCAGCAGCTCGGGCGGGTTCAGCGACGCGCAGTCGCGGGCCGGCCGCAGCTCCGGTGGGCTGCGCGGCCAGAGCCAGGGACAGAGCCGCGGTCGCGGCGGTTCCGGCCAGAGCCGTACCCCCGAGGCCCCCGCAGACTTCGCCATCCCGGTCGGCACCCCCGCGCGTCCGCCGGCGGCCACCTTCGCCGAGCTGGAGATGCCCAAGGCACTGCTCAGCGCGCTGACCCGGGAGGGCGTCACCGAGCCGTTCCCGATCCAGTCCGCCACGCTGCCCGACGCGATCGCCGGGCGCGACGTGCTCGGCCGCGGCCGCACCGGCTCCGGCAAGACCCTCGCCTTCGGCCTCGCCGTCCTGGCCCGTACCAACGGCCGCCGGGCCGACGCCCGCAAGCCGCTGGCCCTGGTGCTGGTGCCCACCCGCGAGCTGGCCCAGCAGGTCACCGATGCGCTCACCCCGTACGCGACCTCCGTCAACCTGCGGATCGCCACCGTGGTCGGCGGCATGTCGATCACCCGGCAGGCGAACGCGCTGCGCCGCGGCGCCGAGATCCTGGTGGCCACCCCGGGCCGGCTCGACGACCTGATCAACCGCCAGGACGTCCGGCTCGACCAGGTGTCGATCACCGTCCTGGACGAGGCCGACCAGATGGCCGACATGGGCTTCCTGCCGCAGGTCACCAAGCTGCTCGAGCAGGTCGAGGAGAACGGGCAGCGGATGCTCTTCTCCGCGACCCTGGACCGCAACGTCGACCGGCTGGTCAAGCGCTTCCTGAGCGACCCGGTCACCCACTCGGTGGACCCCTCGCAGGGCGCGGTCACCACCATGGAGCACCACGTGCTCCACCTGGAGGCGGCCGACAAGGCCTCCGTCACCGCGCACGTCGCCTCCCGCGAGGGTCGCGTGATCATGTTCGTGCACACGAAGCACGGCGCCGACCGGCTGGCCAAGCAGCTGCTGGCCAGCGGCGTCAAGGCGGCCGCGCTGCACGGCGGCAAGTCCCAGCCGCAGCGCAACCGCACACTCGACCAGTTCCGCGACGGCAACGTCACCGCGCTGATCGCCACCAACGTCGCGGCCCGCGGCATCCACATCGACGGCCTGGACCTGGTCGTCAACGTGGACCCGCCGATCGACCACAAGGACTACCTGCACCGCGGCGGCCGTACCGCCCGGGCCGGCGAGTCGGGCACCGTGGTCACCCTGGTGCTGCCCGAGCAGCGCCGCGACATGACGAAGCTGATGTCCACCGCGGGCATCCGCCCGGTCACCACCAAGGTGCGCCCCGGCGACGCCGAGCTGAGCCGGATCACCGGCGCCCGTACGCCGTCCGGCGTCGCCGTGACGCTGGCCGTGGTGGCGGCTCCCGCTCCGGCTCCGAGCGCCAACCGCCGTCCGTCCGGCCCGCGTTCCACCCGCCCGACCGACGTGGACGCCAACGGCAACCCGCGCCGCCGCCGCCCCAAGCAGCGGATGGGCGCCGGTGCGGGTGGCGGTAGCGGCTCGGGCGCGCCGCGCCAGGCGGCCGGCTTCTCCGGCAAGGCGAGCAGCGGCGCCGCCCCCGGTACCGGCTCCAAGAGCGGCGGCAACTACGGCACCGGCCGCCAGCGCCGTCCCGCGCGCTGA
- a CDS encoding cold-shock protein produces the protein MATGTVKWFNSEKGFGFIEQDGGGADVFAHYSNIQANGFRELLEGQKVEFDVTQGQKGPQAENIRAI, from the coding sequence ATGGCTACCGGCACCGTGAAGTGGTTCAACAGCGAAAAGGGCTTCGGCTTCATCGAGCAGGATGGTGGCGGCGCTGACGTGTTCGCCCACTACTCGAACATCCAGGCCAATGGCTTCCGCGAGCTCCTCGAGGGCCAGAAGGTCGAGTTCGACGTCACGCAGGGCCAGAAGGGCCCGCAGGCCGAGAACATTCGCGCCATCTGA
- a CDS encoding MMPL family transporter: MFHRIGQFVVRRAWWVIAAWIVAAIAIVATAPTLTANTDESSFLPRHYESIQAADLQAKAFPAAFTPSAMLLFERTDGGNLDAADHATMEKVVQGLTDKKIKYVQTILPVGDRSVSKDGKYAISSIGFTKDAPQGPPTADTAKSLRDDAKAIAAGSDLKVQLGGPAAQQLDQQDSSKLANTLIGVGTVVIILLTLFLIFRSPLIALLPILSIVIYSMVANGLIADASKAFGLNADSSSSAILIVVLFGVGTDYFLFLMFRYRERLRAGDDRKTAVVNAVARVGEAIASAAGAVIVAFSVLILSSLGMFKALGPELAIAVFVTALASITLVPAVLSLLPERVLFRRTVMWLRWVPHFVVSIPKVRHFRLNPSYSDLPGSLIRRLWLVRRQFFAARPRKTFAEPWLVEPTGARFAVLGRTVQRRPGWAAVVSGGLLVVLALGAFSYKGTFDLASGSMPKTKESMVVQNTVMSEFSAGASAPSQVYLTSTNGTPLDPAAFPGYINTLSQVKGVAAVAPTPTVSKDKLTADFTVTLKDDPASNAAIDTIGGLRSAAHSAAPQGSEAYVGGITAVYKDINSAMAHDYSLVFPIAAVLIMLILGLLLRSAVAPWYLMAAVGLGFGATVGATSLVFLKFQSQQGIMFMLPMFIYLFVVAIGTDYNILMIARLREEAQEGHSPREAASLAIRHGGPTVAAAGGILAATFGTMCFAGNTLFSEIGFSVAFGIAVSAFVMAMFFTPALTALLGRKAWWPGHNTIEGHSAPVTAVGDYRYEDDVEPAGLR; this comes from the coding sequence ATGTTCCATCGAATCGGGCAATTCGTCGTCCGTCGGGCCTGGTGGGTGATCGCCGCGTGGATCGTGGCGGCCATCGCCATCGTCGCCACCGCGCCGACGCTGACCGCGAACACGGACGAGAGCTCGTTCCTGCCGCGTCACTACGAGTCGATCCAGGCTGCGGATCTCCAGGCGAAGGCTTTCCCGGCCGCGTTCACGCCGTCCGCGATGCTGCTCTTCGAGCGCACCGACGGTGGCAACCTGGATGCTGCCGACCACGCCACCATGGAGAAGGTCGTCCAGGGGCTGACCGACAAGAAGATCAAGTACGTCCAGACCATCCTTCCGGTCGGCGACCGGTCGGTCTCCAAGGACGGCAAGTACGCGATCTCCTCGATCGGCTTCACGAAGGACGCTCCGCAGGGCCCGCCCACCGCGGACACCGCCAAGAGCCTGCGGGACGACGCCAAGGCGATAGCGGCCGGCAGTGACCTCAAGGTCCAGCTCGGCGGCCCGGCCGCGCAGCAGCTCGACCAGCAGGACTCCTCCAAGCTGGCCAACACCCTGATCGGTGTGGGCACGGTCGTCATCATCCTGCTGACGCTGTTCCTGATCTTCCGCAGCCCGCTCATCGCGCTGCTCCCGATCCTCTCGATCGTCATCTACTCGATGGTCGCCAACGGTCTGATCGCCGACGCCAGCAAGGCCTTCGGCCTCAATGCGGACAGCTCCTCCTCGGCCATCCTGATCGTCGTGCTCTTCGGTGTCGGGACGGACTACTTCCTCTTCCTGATGTTCCGCTACCGCGAACGCCTGCGAGCAGGCGACGACCGGAAGACCGCCGTGGTCAACGCGGTCGCCCGGGTCGGTGAGGCGATCGCCTCGGCGGCCGGTGCGGTCATCGTGGCCTTCAGCGTCCTGATCCTCTCCAGCCTCGGCATGTTCAAGGCACTCGGCCCGGAGCTGGCCATCGCGGTCTTCGTGACCGCGCTGGCCTCGATCACCCTGGTGCCGGCCGTGCTCTCGCTCCTCCCCGAGCGGGTGCTGTTCCGGCGGACCGTGATGTGGCTGCGCTGGGTCCCGCACTTCGTGGTCTCGATCCCGAAGGTGCGGCACTTCCGACTGAACCCGAGCTACTCCGACCTGCCGGGCTCGCTGATCCGCCGGCTGTGGTTGGTGCGTCGGCAGTTCTTCGCCGCCCGACCGCGCAAGACGTTCGCCGAGCCCTGGCTAGTCGAGCCCACCGGCGCTCGCTTCGCCGTGCTCGGCAGGACCGTCCAGCGCCGGCCGGGCTGGGCGGCCGTGGTCTCCGGCGGCCTGCTGGTCGTCCTCGCACTCGGCGCGTTCAGCTACAAGGGAACCTTTGACCTGGCTTCCGGTTCCATGCCGAAGACCAAGGAGTCGATGGTCGTCCAGAACACCGTCATGAGCGAGTTCTCGGCCGGAGCGTCGGCCCCCTCGCAGGTCTACCTGACCTCGACCAATGGCACGCCGCTCGACCCGGCCGCCTTCCCCGGCTACATCAACACGCTCAGCCAGGTGAAGGGCGTCGCCGCCGTCGCGCCGACGCCGACGGTGAGCAAGGACAAGCTGACCGCCGACTTCACCGTCACGCTGAAGGACGACCCGGCCTCCAATGCAGCGATCGACACCATCGGCGGTCTGCGCAGCGCGGCGCACAGCGCGGCGCCCCAGGGCTCCGAGGCGTACGTCGGCGGTATCACAGCCGTCTACAAGGACATCAACTCCGCGATGGCCCACGACTACTCGTTGGTCTTCCCGATCGCCGCTGTGCTGATCATGCTGATCCTCGGCCTGCTGCTGCGCAGTGCCGTCGCGCCCTGGTACCTGATGGCGGCCGTCGGCCTGGGCTTCGGAGCCACGGTGGGTGCCACCAGCCTGGTCTTCCTCAAGTTCCAGAGCCAGCAGGGCATCATGTTCATGCTGCCGATGTTCATCTACCTCTTCGTGGTGGCGATCGGCACGGACTACAACATCCTGATGATCGCCCGACTGCGGGAAGAGGCCCAGGAGGGCCACAGCCCCCGCGAGGCGGCCAGTCTCGCGATCCGGCACGGCGGCCCGACTGTCGCAGCTGCCGGCGGCATCCTGGCGGCGACCTTCGGGACCATGTGCTTCGCCGGGAACACCCTCTTCAGCGAGATCGGCTTCTCGGTGGCCTTCGGCATCGCGGTGTCGGCCTTCGTGATGGCGATGTTCTTCACTCCGGCGCTCACCGCGCTGCTCGGCCGCAAGGCCTGGTGGCCCGGCCACAACACGATCGAGGGCCACAGCGCCCCGGTCACGGCGGTGGGCGACTACCGCTACGAGGACGACGTGGAGCCCGCCGGGCTCCGCTGA
- a CDS encoding MMPL family transporter, which yields MGAWSARHRKTAVFGWLLFVVLAAVLGGMHGSTQVTDAESMPGQVARAAQIMDAAGLKSPAGETVLVQSGTQTADAPAFRATVQQVLAAVDGSGKATGVRSPYDSGAISADRHSALVQFAMTGTQDDAVRNVPAVLASVARVQQANPSLTVQEFGDATANKWSQDQFKNDFASAEWTAVPLALGILLIAFGALVAAVLPVGLALTAFIAAGGLVALSSGFLHTSDDASSVMLLVGLAVGVDYCLFYLRREREERAAGRDAATALQIAAATSGRAVLVSGVTVVVAMAGMFLTGIGDFQAMSYATIVVVITAVVGSLTVLPALLSMLGDRVDKGRVPLLHKLKQRDTGNGGRVWNAVLTPVLRHPLAAALLAGGLLLGLASPLVGMHTATLTFQQNLPKGNALVQTSNRIQAAFPGSPSPATVVVKAADINSPAMKQAIADFETRALATGRMHGPIDVTVHAAQNVALIDVPLNGSGNDAASVAALKTLRTDVVPHTLLTVPGTEAPVTGSTAGSYDFNQQMTGSLLPVFGFVVAFAFLLMLASFRSLGIAVTAVVLNLLSVGAAYGVLALVFQHGVGASLLGTAGVGAVESWVPLFLFVILFGLSMDYHVFVVSRIKEAHDRGLSTSAAISHGIRSTAGVVTSAAVIMVAVFAVFGTLSMQSMKQMGVGLAVAVLVDATVIRGVLLPSLMSLLGERNWYLPRWLGWLPDFSHSEPPAPAAPAPSPAHAEQLTTA from the coding sequence ATGGGCGCCTGGAGCGCCCGCCATCGCAAGACGGCCGTCTTCGGCTGGCTCCTCTTCGTCGTACTCGCCGCCGTCCTCGGGGGGATGCACGGCAGCACCCAGGTCACCGACGCCGAGTCCATGCCCGGCCAGGTGGCCCGCGCCGCCCAGATCATGGACGCCGCCGGCCTCAAGAGCCCGGCCGGCGAGACCGTCCTGGTCCAGAGCGGCACCCAGACCGCGGACGCCCCGGCGTTCCGGGCCACCGTCCAGCAGGTGCTGGCCGCGGTGGACGGCAGCGGCAAGGCCACCGGCGTCCGCTCGCCCTACGACAGCGGGGCGATCTCCGCCGACCGGCACAGCGCCCTGGTGCAGTTCGCGATGACCGGCACCCAGGACGACGCCGTGCGCAACGTGCCGGCCGTGCTCGCCTCGGTGGCCAGGGTGCAACAGGCCAACCCCTCCCTCACCGTGCAGGAGTTCGGTGACGCGACGGCGAACAAGTGGAGCCAGGACCAGTTCAAGAACGACTTCGCCAGCGCCGAGTGGACGGCCGTGCCGCTCGCGCTCGGCATCCTGCTGATCGCCTTCGGCGCGCTGGTCGCCGCCGTACTACCGGTCGGCCTGGCACTGACCGCCTTCATCGCGGCCGGCGGGCTGGTCGCCCTGAGCAGCGGCTTCCTGCACACCAGCGACGACGCCAGCTCGGTGATGCTGCTGGTGGGCCTGGCCGTCGGGGTCGACTACTGCCTCTTCTACCTGCGCCGCGAGCGCGAGGAGCGAGCGGCCGGCCGGGACGCGGCGACCGCCCTGCAGATCGCCGCCGCCACCTCCGGACGGGCCGTGCTGGTCTCCGGGGTGACCGTGGTGGTCGCGATGGCGGGCATGTTCCTGACCGGGATCGGCGACTTCCAGGCGATGTCCTACGCCACCATCGTCGTGGTGATCACCGCGGTGGTCGGCTCGCTCACCGTGCTGCCCGCCCTGCTGTCGATGCTCGGCGACCGGGTCGACAAGGGCCGGGTGCCACTGCTGCACAAGCTCAAGCAGCGCGACACCGGCAACGGCGGCCGAGTCTGGAACGCCGTGCTGACCCCGGTGCTGCGCCACCCGCTCGCCGCCGCCCTGCTGGCCGGCGGCCTGCTGCTCGGCCTGGCGAGCCCGCTGGTGGGCATGCACACCGCCACCCTGACGTTCCAGCAGAACCTGCCCAAGGGCAACGCCCTGGTGCAGACCTCCAACCGGATCCAGGCCGCCTTCCCCGGCAGCCCCTCCCCCGCCACGGTGGTCGTCAAGGCCGCCGACATCAACTCCCCCGCGATGAAGCAGGCGATCGCCGACTTCGAGACCCGGGCGCTGGCCACCGGCAGGATGCACGGGCCGATCGACGTCACCGTGCATGCCGCCCAGAACGTCGCCCTGATCGACGTCCCACTCAACGGCAGCGGCAACGACGCCGCCAGCGTCGCGGCCCTGAAGACCCTGCGCACCGACGTGGTCCCGCACACCCTGCTCACCGTGCCCGGCACCGAGGCCCCGGTGACCGGCAGCACGGCCGGCTCGTACGACTTCAACCAGCAGATGACCGGCAGCCTGCTCCCGGTCTTCGGCTTCGTGGTCGCCTTCGCCTTCCTGCTGATGCTCGCCTCGTTCCGCTCCCTGGGGATCGCGGTCACCGCCGTGGTGCTCAACCTGCTGTCGGTGGGCGCCGCGTACGGAGTGCTCGCGCTGGTCTTCCAGCACGGGGTGGGCGCCTCGCTGCTGGGCACCGCCGGGGTCGGCGCGGTGGAGTCCTGGGTGCCGCTGTTCCTCTTCGTGATCCTCTTCGGGCTGAGCATGGACTACCACGTCTTCGTGGTCTCCCGGATCAAGGAGGCGCACGACCGCGGTCTGAGCACGTCGGCCGCCATCAGCCACGGCATCCGCTCGACGGCCGGGGTGGTCACCAGTGCGGCGGTCATCATGGTCGCGGTCTTCGCGGTCTTCGGGACGCTGTCGATGCAGTCCATGAAGCAGATGGGCGTGGGCCTGGCGGTCGCCGTCCTGGTGGACGCCACGGTGATCCGCGGGGTGCTGCTGCCCTCGCTGATGAGCCTGCTGGGCGAGCGCAACTGGTACCTGCCCCGCTGGCTGGGCTGGCTCCCGGACTTCTCGCACAGCGAGCCCCCGGCCCCAGCAGCCCCAGCCCCGTCCCCGGCCCACGCCGAGCAGCTGACCACCGCCTGA